A DNA window from Peromyscus leucopus breed LL Stock chromosome 3, UCI_PerLeu_2.1, whole genome shotgun sequence contains the following coding sequences:
- the LOC114688547 gene encoding sperm motility kinase X-like: MEQAGEACCSAEETFTNDYKMMMTLGQGQFSEVKWAFHIPTVSCVAVKILRNQKKYASLINSEISVMKSLAHPNIIKLLHVVQTRETTYLVMEHASEGDLLHHVLELGALEESKAPRLFTQILHAVKYCHDNLIIHRDIKANNILLDHRGNVKLSDFGLSTKVIPGQKLGDFCGTLHYCAPELFGKEAYDGHATDIWSLGMLLFLMVAGHFPFNAYSSVRVIQQILTADFRVPSHVSVDIRDLILKLLMINPYRRPTIGQIMRFP, translated from the coding sequence ATGGAGCAGGCCGGGGAGGCCTGCTGTTCTGCTGAGGAGACCTTCACCAATGACTATAAGATGATGATGACCCTGGGCCAAGGACAGTTTTCAGAGGTCAAATGGGCCTTTCATATCCCCACTGTATCCTGTGTGGCAGTAAAAATTCTTAGAAATCAGAAGAAGTATGCCTCGCTTATCAACAGTGAAATCAGCGTCATGAAATCCCTTGCCCATCCCAACATAATTAAATTGCTTCATGTGGTCCAGACCAGAGAGACCACCTACCTGGTGATGGAGCATGCATCAGAGGGAGACCTGCTGCATCACGTCCTGGAACTGGGGGCCTTAGAGGAGAGCAAGGCTCCAAGGCTGTTTACACAGATATTGCATGCCGTAAAGTATTGCCATGATAACCTTATCATCCACAGAGACATAAAGGCCAATAACATCCTCCTCGACCACAGGGGTAATGTGAAGCTGAGTGATTTTGGACTCTCCACTAAGGTCATCCCTGGGCAGAAACTTGGTGATTTCTGTGGCACTTTACACTACTGTGCCCCAGAACTCTTTGGAAAGGAGGCATATGATGGCCATGCTACTGATATTTGGAGTTTAGGCATGCTCCTCTTCCTCATGGTCGCCGGGCACTTTCCTTTCAATGCTTACTCTTCTGTGAGGGTGATACAGCAGATCCTCACTGCAGACTTCAGGGTGCCTTCGCATGTTTCCGTTGATATTCGAGATCTCATCCTCAAACTGCTGATGATAAACCCCTACAGGAGGCCCACCATAGGCCAAATCATGAGGTTCCCATAG